The following nucleotide sequence is from Paucidesulfovibrio longus DSM 6739.
CCGGCCCAAAACTCACTCGGTACGCATGGTCCCGGTGGCCAGGTAATGGTTAAGCAGCGCCTCCAGCAGGTCTGCCTGGGCAGCGTATTTCGTCTCGGTCATCTCGGCAACCCGTTCGTTTCCCGCCTGATCCAATCCGGTGTAGGTGCGGGTCCAGACGCTTCGGCTCCCGCCGCAGGAAAGGTTTTCCAGGTCGATGGCGAGCCGGGTGAGGTGGTGCGGACCGGCGATGACGTACTCGATGCGCCGGGGCGGCTCGTAGCGCGAACAGGTCCAGGTCTGCGGTCCCTGGTCCGGAAATGCCGTGAGAAACACGCAGTCCAGCTCGGCCGCGCCGCTTGCGCTGTGGACCAAATCGCACCGCCAATGCGGGATCCATTCGTATTCAAGCACCGGGCAGAGCAGCGGAAAGACCTTTTCCGCAGGAGCCGGATGCAGCATGAGATTGCCTCGGACAACCCGTTCAGCCTTGAATGCAGTCATGTTTTTTCTCCTTGAATTGAATGCGGCGGACCGGAAACGGCACGCCAAAAGACCCGTCTGCGGGGTGAAGCCGTAGACGGGTCAAGGAGAAAATTCAGAAAAAATGAAATCGAAAATCAGCGTTCGGACACGGCCAGCCGCACCCCAAGCAGAAGAAAAAAGCCGCCCAGGCTGCGGTCCATCCAGCGGCAGAAGCGCGGATTTCGGCGCAGTCCCGTGGAAACGCGGTCGCCCATGAGCACGAAAAACGGCTCGATGCACGCCGCCACCGCGATGATCAGGCTGCCGTGCAGGAGCAGCTGCATGGGGGGGGAACCTGCGCCTTCCACCGTGAACTGGGGCAGAAAGGCGAGAAAAAAGATGGCCACCTTGGGATTGAAGAGGTCGATGAGCACGCCTTGCAGGAAAACCCGGCCGGGCCGGACCGGCTCCCCGTCCCGGGCCTGCGCCTGGAAGCCCCCGCGCGAGCGCAGCGCCTGGACGCCGAGCCAGAGCAGGTAGGCCGCGCCGAGGTATTTGACCACGGAAAACGCCGTGGCCGAGGCCGCGAGAATGGCGGAAAGCCCCACCGCCGCAAAAAGCACGTGGCAGAACGCGCCGCCCCAGACGCCGAGCATGGCCGCGAAACCGCAGACCCGGCCGCCGCGCACGGTATGCGCCAGAATGAAGCCGATGTCCGGACCGGGAGAAAGATTCAGCAATACCGCCGCCGTCAGAAACGTCAGCCAGTGCTGGAGGTCGTAAGCGAAGATCACGTTGCAGCTCCTGTTTCCCTCCGGGGTAGACAAGCACCGGGAGAAAGTAAAGAACCGC
It contains:
- a CDS encoding LysE family translocator, with amino-acid sequence MIFAYDLQHWLTFLTAAVLLNLSPGPDIGFILAHTVRGGRVCGFAAMLGVWGGAFCHVLFAAVGLSAILAASATAFSVVKYLGAAYLLWLGVQALRSRGGFQAQARDGEPVRPGRVFLQGVLIDLFNPKVAIFFLAFLPQFTVEGAGSPPMQLLLHGSLIIAVAACIEPFFVLMGDRVSTGLRRNPRFCRWMDRSLGGFFLLLGVRLAVSER
- a CDS encoding SRPBCC family protein, whose protein sequence is MTAFKAERVVRGNLMLHPAPAEKVFPLLCPVLEYEWIPHWRCDLVHSASGAAELDCVFLTAFPDQGPQTWTCSRYEPPRRIEYVIAGPHHLTRLAIDLENLSCGGSRSVWTRTYTGLDQAGNERVAEMTETKYAAQADLLEALLNHYLATGTMRTE